One window from the genome of Magnolia sinica isolate HGM2019 chromosome 4, MsV1, whole genome shotgun sequence encodes:
- the LOC131242929 gene encoding cytochrome P450 86B1-like, translated as MISGNQTANSSAQAVGNIVPNRLLPDIRILELFIAFIIFIVIHSLRQQKRWGLPVWPLMGMLPSLIAALQTDMYEWISDVLFRQNGTFMFKGPWFSNLNCIVTADPRNLEHLLKTKFTSFPKGEYFRNTVRDLLGDGIFNADDETWRRQRKTASIEFHSAEFRKLTAESLVELVHSRLLPVLEDSIKQQVPINLQDVLLRLTFDNVCMIAFGADPGCLSPGLPEIPFARAFEDATESTIIRFITPTIVWRAMRFLDVGPEKKLRRSIQGVDEFANDVIRARKEELSLDSPNKVTKSDLLTIFIKSKDDDGNPYSDKFLRDICVNFILAGRDTSSVALAWFLWLLDQNPVVEERILAEVRRIVGERKNTDKDEENAPVVFTPEEVKRMEYLQAALSESLRLYPSVPVDHKEVVEDEVFPDGTILKKGTKVIYAIYTMGRMESIWGKDCREFKPERWLRDGRFMSESAYKFTAFNGGPRLCLGKDFAYYQMKFVAASIIYRYRVKVVENFPVEPKLAMTMYMKHGLKVLLSKRDDSEIWNYQQTGF; from the exons ATGATCTCCGGCAACCAGACGGCCAATTCCTCCGCCCAAGCTGTCGGGAACATCGTTCCCAACCGACTCTTGCCGGATATCCGAATCCTCGAGCTCTTCATTGccttcatcatcttcatcgtGATCCATTCCCTCAGGCAACAAAAACGATGGGGTCTACCCGTGTGGCCGCTCATGGGCATGTTACCGTCATTAATCGCCGCCTTACAGACCGACATGTATGAATGGATTTCCGACGTTCTATTCCGCCAGAACGGGACGTTCATGTTCAagggtccatggttcagtaaCCTCAACTGTATCGTGACGGCGGACCCGCGCAACCTCGAACACCTACTAAAGACCAAATTCACCAGTTTCCCGAAAGGCGAGTACTTCCGCAACACCGTCCGGGACCTCCTTGGAGACGGTATCTTCAATGCCGACGACGAGACGTGGCGCCGTCAAAGGAAAACGGCAAGTATTGAGTTCCACTCAGCTGAATTCCGCAAACTGACAGCTGAGTCACTGGTCGAACTCGTTCACTCACGCCTGTTGCCTGTCTTAGAGGATTCCATCAAACAGCAGGTACCCATCAATCTACAAGACGTGCTACTAAGGCTAACATTCGATAACGTGTGTATGATAGCATTTGGTGCCGACCCGGGCTGTTTGAGCCCAGGCTTGCCAGAAATACCATTTGCTCGGGCTTTCGAGGATGCGACGGAGTCGACGATCATACGTTTCATCACCCCAACAATTGTATGGAGAGCCATGCGGTTTCTCGACGTGGGGCCGGAGAAGAAGCTTAGGAGATCAATTCAGGGAGTGGACGAGTTCGCTAACGATGTTATACGGGCGAGGAAGGAGGAGCTGTCTTTAGACTCTCCCAACAAGGTGACTAAATCCGACCTCTTGACGATCTTTATCAAATCGAAAGACGACGATGGGAATCCTTACTCAGATAAGTTCTTGAGGGACATCTGTGTGAATTTCATACTCGCTGGGAGGGACACTTCGTCGGTGGCTTTGGCTTGGTTTCTTTGGTTGCTAGATCAGAATCCGGTGGTTGAAGAACGGATACTGGCTGAGGTTCGCCGCATAGTCGGTGAGAGGAAGAATACCGACAAAGATGAGGAGAATGCTCCGGTTGTTTTCACGCCGGAGGAGGTGAAGAGAATGGAGTATTTGCAAGCAGCTTTGTCTGAATCCCTGAGGCTGTATCCTTCGGTTCCGGTGGACCACAAAGAG GTTGTTGAAGACGAAGTCTTTCCCGATGGAACCATATTAAAGAAAGGAACAAAGGTTATCTATGCCATCTACACAATGGGGAGAATGGAAAGCATATGGGGCAAAGATTGCAGAGAGTTTAAGCCAGAGAGATGGCTTAGAGATGGAAGATTCATGAGCGAATCGGCATACAAATTTACTGCATTCAATGGGGGTCCAAGGCTATGCTTAGGGAAGGATTTCGCTTATTATCAAATGAAATTCGTTGCCGCCTCCATCATCTACCGCTACCGCGTGAAGGTTGTGGAGAACTTTCCCGTCGAACCGAAGCTAGCAATGACCATGTACATGAAGCACGGTTTGAAGGTTCTGCTCAGCAAGCGAGATGATTCAGAGATTTGGAATTATCAGCAAACCGGGTTCTGA